One genomic region from Granulicatella adiacens ATCC 49175 encodes:
- a CDS encoding TrkH family potassium uptake protein has translation MIRFLLKDSIPKRIAASFAIVILVGSLLLNLPISQIATSQATYFDHLFTTVSMVCVTGLFTQPVAETYNVFGQIICMILMQIGGLGLMSIIAFFLYDSGKKMSLVDKLALQDSLNREDGQDFKKYLTTIFKYTFVIELIAAVILSFRFVPELGTGKGIFTAFFLAISAFCNAGFDNLGSNSLINYATDPLLNLVIAALIILGGIGFSVWFDFKNSYLSMRESTKSKKKKSFYRRLHYHTKIVLWLTGIILLSGTVLTMLTEWNNPNTIGNLSFLDKLLVSFFQTVTMRTAGFASIDYTTAHPTSLLLYSIQMLIGGSPGGTAGGVKTTTFLVVLLFIRSEVYDERMIQFRNHRISQELARKALTIFIVFTTLILTSVFLLSLTDPDAPLLYTLFETISAVCTVGVTANLTPTLSFLGKIVIMLLMFIGRIGPLTVLLSFSNRKKKTLDMKYAKAPLIIG, from the coding sequence ATGATTCGTTTCTTATTGAAAGATTCCATTCCAAAAAGGATTGCAGCCAGTTTTGCCATTGTGATTTTGGTTGGATCATTACTACTTAATTTGCCGATTTCGCAAATAGCGACCTCACAAGCTACGTATTTTGACCATTTATTTACTACCGTATCGATGGTGTGTGTAACGGGTCTATTTACGCAACCCGTAGCCGAAACGTATAATGTTTTTGGTCAGATTATTTGTATGATTTTGATGCAAATTGGAGGCTTGGGACTAATGAGTATCATAGCTTTTTTCCTCTATGATTCTGGAAAGAAGATGTCCTTAGTCGATAAACTAGCCCTGCAAGATAGTTTGAATCGAGAAGATGGTCAGGATTTCAAAAAATATTTAACAACGATTTTTAAATATACTTTCGTTATTGAATTGATTGCAGCAGTTATTTTATCTTTTCGTTTCGTTCCTGAACTAGGAACCGGAAAGGGAATCTTCACAGCATTTTTCTTAGCCATCTCCGCTTTTTGTAATGCGGGATTTGATAATTTAGGTTCAAATAGTCTGATTAACTATGCAACGGATCCACTGTTGAATTTAGTCATTGCAGCTCTTATTATTCTTGGCGGGATTGGTTTTTCTGTTTGGTTTGATTTCAAAAACAGTTATTTATCTATGCGAGAATCTACAAAGAGCAAAAAGAAAAAATCATTCTACCGACGATTGCATTATCATACGAAGATAGTTCTTTGGCTAACTGGGATTATTCTCTTAAGCGGAACGGTTTTAACCATGTTGACGGAATGGAATAATCCAAATACGATAGGTAATCTATCATTTTTAGATAAATTGCTTGTCAGCTTCTTCCAAACAGTGACGATGAGAACGGCAGGATTTGCTTCGATTGATTACACAACAGCGCATCCAACTAGCCTTCTTTTATATTCTATTCAAATGCTAATTGGAGGTTCTCCTGGTGGGACTGCTGGTGGAGTGAAGACGACAACTTTCTTAGTAGTTCTCTTGTTTATTCGCTCAGAAGTATATGACGAGCGTATGATTCAATTTAGAAATCATCGTATTTCGCAAGAATTAGCGAGAAAAGCTTTAACGATTTTTATCGTATTTACTACATTAATTCTAACGAGTGTATTCTTACTCAGCTTAACGGATCCAGATGCTCCATTGTTATATACTTTATTTGAAACTATTTCAGCGGTATGTACAGTAGGAGTAACGGCAAATTTAACACCGACGCTCTCTTTTCTTGGAAAAATTGTGATTATGCTGTTGATGTTTATTGGACGTATCGGACCATTAACGGTTCTGTTAAGTTTTTCAAACAGAAAGAAAAAAACACTCGACATGAAGTATGCAAAAGCACCATTAATAATTGGATAG
- the pepF gene encoding oligoendopeptidase F, whose amino-acid sequence MANKKPLRREDVPVELTWDLSAIYESNEGFEKDLEFVKSQIPAVAAAKDTALKDGESLLAFLNLLNVVDDKIETAYVYSHLKADQDTSNNENQVLNQRAFSTYIDFSGASAWFSPAILALSDEEFEEYFKQEPGLEDFRVLLETARIKKGHVLSDKEEALLSKASEVFQGASKTFNLLNNADIKFDEITTEDGEKVELTNGNYSVYIESKNQAVRKEAFETLYKPYINLKNTFASTLGTEVKGHNFSALVHNYDSARQAALASNQVPEEVYDALVEVVNEKLPLLHRYIALQQKALGLDELHMYDLYVPITGDAPIKYNYEEAAKASREALLPLGEEYAEIMKKAYADRWIDVAENIGKRSGGYSSGAYSTAPYILLNWHDELSNFFTLVHELGHSAHSYFTRNTQPKQYGDYSIFLAEIASTTNENILTDYLLKKHTDKEAQKYILNNYLHRFKSTIFRQTQFAEFEHQIHLMDQQGQPLTQESLAKVYGEINAKYYANVIQDEQIAYEWARIPHFYMNYYVFQYATGMAAATALSDKILHGTPEDLEAYLNYLRAGRSDAPIEVMKKAGVDMTKKDYLYDAFDVFEKRLSQLEALMSE is encoded by the coding sequence ATGGCCAATAAAAAACCATTAAGACGTGAAGACGTTCCTGTAGAATTAACATGGGACCTTTCCGCAATTTACGAATCAAACGAAGGATTTGAAAAGGATTTAGAATTTGTAAAATCACAAATTCCAGCAGTAGCTGCTGCAAAAGATACAGCACTAAAAGACGGGGAATCATTATTAGCGTTCTTAAATCTTTTAAACGTAGTGGATGATAAGATTGAAACAGCTTATGTTTACTCACATTTAAAAGCAGACCAAGATACTTCAAATAACGAAAATCAAGTTTTAAACCAACGTGCGTTCTCTACATATATTGATTTTTCAGGCGCTTCTGCATGGTTTAGTCCAGCAATCTTAGCATTATCCGATGAAGAGTTCGAAGAATATTTCAAACAAGAACCAGGACTAGAAGACTTCCGTGTATTATTAGAAACAGCGCGTATTAAAAAAGGTCACGTGCTTTCAGATAAAGAAGAAGCTTTATTATCAAAAGCAAGTGAAGTGTTCCAAGGCGCAAGCAAAACGTTCAATTTATTAAATAACGCTGATATCAAGTTTGACGAAATCACAACTGAAGATGGCGAAAAAGTTGAATTGACAAACGGAAACTACTCAGTATATATCGAATCTAAAAACCAAGCTGTTCGTAAGGAAGCATTCGAAACATTATATAAACCATACATCAACTTAAAAAATACATTCGCAAGCACACTTGGTACAGAAGTGAAAGGTCATAACTTCAGCGCTTTAGTCCATAACTATGACTCAGCTCGCCAAGCAGCACTTGCTTCAAACCAAGTTCCGGAAGAAGTGTATGATGCTTTAGTAGAAGTGGTAAACGAAAAATTACCATTACTACACCGTTATATTGCATTACAACAAAAAGCATTAGGCTTAGATGAATTGCATATGTATGACTTATACGTACCAATTACAGGCGACGCTCCAATTAAATATAATTACGAAGAAGCTGCAAAAGCAAGTCGTGAAGCCTTACTACCACTTGGAGAAGAATATGCTGAAATCATGAAAAAAGCTTATGCTGATCGTTGGATCGACGTTGCTGAAAATATCGGTAAACGTAGTGGTGGTTACTCAAGTGGGGCATACTCAACAGCACCATACATCTTGTTGAACTGGCATGATGAATTATCAAACTTCTTCACATTAGTTCACGAGTTAGGACATAGTGCTCACAGCTACTTCACTCGTAATACACAACCAAAACAATACGGAGATTACTCAATCTTCTTAGCAGAAATTGCTTCTACAACAAACGAAAACATCTTAACAGATTACTTGTTGAAGAAACATACAGATAAAGAAGCGCAAAAATATATCTTAAACAACTATTTACACCGCTTCAAATCAACCATTTTCCGTCAAACACAATTTGCGGAATTTGAACATCAAATCCACTTAATGGATCAACAAGGTCAACCATTAACGCAAGAATCTCTTGCAAAAGTATATGGAGAAATCAACGCTAAATACTATGCGAATGTCATCCAAGATGAACAAATTGCATACGAATGGGCTCGTATTCCTCATTTCTACATGAATTACTATGTATTCCAATATGCAACTGGTATGGCTGCAGCAACTGCTTTATCAGATAAGATTTTACATGGGACTCCTGAAGATTTAGAAGCTTACTTAAACTACTTACGTGCAGGACGTAGTGATGCTCCGATCGAAGTCATGAAGAAAGCTGGAGTAGATATGACGAAGAAAGATTACTTATATGATGCATTTGATGTATTTGAAAAACGTCTATCTCAATTAGAAGCTTTAATGAGTGAATAA
- a CDS encoding CYTH domain-containing protein, producing the protein MLQVEREFKNLLTKSQYHSLLEDFKPLLTKEITQTNSYYDWDGILQSHKMALRIRIVEGKAIGEITLKIPQSSLEVLEFTHEMPVEILHQYNEQKQFSLPLSIKEALESNGVFIEKVKQTALLTTHRFEGPLSNNEWLVLDESYYNGKVDYEMEMEVQNLSLGEEVFLQILQKYQIQREQEESKIKRALSSISS; encoded by the coding sequence TTGTTACAAGTAGAAAGAGAATTTAAAAATTTACTGACCAAAAGTCAATATCATTCGCTACTAGAGGATTTTAAGCCCCTCTTAACTAAAGAGATTACCCAAACCAATAGTTATTATGATTGGGATGGAATCCTCCAATCTCATAAAATGGCTTTACGTATCCGAATTGTTGAGGGAAAAGCCATTGGAGAAATCACTTTAAAAATTCCCCAATCAAGTCTAGAAGTATTGGAATTCACTCATGAAATGCCTGTTGAAATCCTTCATCAATACAATGAACAAAAGCAATTTTCACTTCCTTTATCCATAAAAGAAGCATTAGAAAGTAACGGAGTCTTTATCGAAAAGGTCAAACAAACTGCTCTATTAACCACTCATCGATTTGAAGGTCCCTTATCTAATAACGAATGGCTTGTTTTAGATGAAAGTTACTATAACGGAAAAGTGGACTATGAAATGGAGATGGAAGTTCAGAATCTCTCATTGGGAGAAGAAGTCTTTTTGCAGATTCTTCAAAAGTATCAGATTCAACGAGAACAAGAAGAAAGTAAAATTAAACGCGCCCTTTCAAGTATCTCCTCCTAA
- a CDS encoding potassium channel family protein, whose amino-acid sequence MMRKTVGILGLGVFGMTIAKQLSDYDCDIIAVDRDEINVNRIESLVTKAVIADVTDEDVLKEIGIGDCDTVVVATGSSLEASILAVMHCSRLGVPEIIAKAKSRTTTEILTKMGAQRVVNPEKETGIRLVKNILHHKLAEVISLDGNISLVEFYPPKSWVGKQLRDLDLRKDYDLNLIGYREGKDESLNTKVFADFLIREDVILVAIIGTDSLDKATFLED is encoded by the coding sequence ATGATGAGAAAAACAGTTGGTATTTTAGGATTAGGCGTATTCGGGATGACCATTGCTAAACAACTAAGTGACTATGATTGCGACATTATTGCTGTGGACCGTGATGAAATTAACGTCAATCGTATTGAATCGCTGGTCACAAAAGCAGTGATTGCTGATGTTACAGATGAAGATGTTTTAAAAGAAATTGGAATCGGTGACTGCGATACAGTTGTGGTTGCTACAGGTTCGAGTTTAGAAGCGAGCATTTTAGCAGTAATGCACTGCAGTCGACTTGGTGTTCCTGAAATTATTGCCAAAGCAAAAAGCCGAACAACAACAGAAATCTTAACGAAGATGGGTGCACAACGTGTGGTAAACCCAGAAAAGGAAACAGGAATTCGTCTCGTAAAGAACATTCTTCACCATAAACTAGCTGAGGTGATTTCTCTTGATGGGAATATCTCGCTTGTAGAATTTTATCCGCCAAAATCATGGGTTGGAAAACAACTAAGAGATTTAGACTTACGTAAAGATTATGATTTGAACTTAATTGGATATCGTGAAGGAAAGGATGAATCGTTGAATACAAAAGTGTTCGCAGATTTTCTCATTCGTGAGGATGTCATTCTTGTAGCGATTATCGGAACGGATAGTTTAGACAAAGCCACTTTCCTTGAAGACTAA
- a CDS encoding VOC family protein, whose translation MSKMLHTCVRVENLEESIRFYEEAFGFKETRRKDFPEHKFTIAYLAFEGDDYELELTYNYGHGPYEIGDGYGHIAISAKDLEALHAEHVAKGYDVTELKGLPGHPANYYFVKDLDGYKIEVIREK comes from the coding sequence ATGTCAAAAATGTTGCATACTTGTGTCCGTGTTGAAAATCTAGAAGAAAGCATTCGATTCTACGAAGAAGCATTTGGTTTTAAAGAAACAAGAAGAAAAGACTTCCCAGAACACAAATTCACAATCGCTTATCTCGCTTTTGAAGGAGATGACTATGAATTAGAATTAACATATAACTATGGCCACGGCCCATACGAAATCGGTGACGGATATGGTCATATCGCCATCAGTGCTAAAGACTTAGAAGCTCTTCACGCTGAACACGTTGCTAAAGGCTATGACGTTACAGAATTAAAAGGATTACCAGGACATCCAGCAAACTACTATTTCGTGAAAGACCTAGATGGATACAAAATCGAAGTTATCCGCGAAAAATAG
- a CDS encoding aspartate kinase, with translation MKVIKFGGSSLANATQLRKVFNIVKSDSSRKIVVVSAPGKRSSDDEKVTDLLIQLATSHIEGNYDEEVLKKILVRYKEISDELELKPEVFELVRIHFKNLKERNDLSSEYLMDAYKASGEDLNARLIASYFNQEGLAAKYVGPREAKLWVSDTPGEARVLEESYHELEYLQLTNEVIVFPGFYGVTKEGKIVTFSRGGSDITGSILANAVNADEYENFTDVDAIYVASPKIVHKPLPIDVLSYTEMRELSYAGFSVFHTEALLPSIKKGIPVHVCNTNNPEASGTYIMKGKVTSPNVISGIASSPGFVSIYVKKYLMNHEIGFLRKVLTIFEEEGISIEHIPTGIDDATIIIRGEDATDEQLESIVERFYAELDVDEASFTRGLCLIMLVGEGMVNMVGTTARVASTLARTQINIELYNQGVSEVSMMFGILDQYEKKAIRALYDEFFGEEKEYQVVE, from the coding sequence ATGAAAGTAATCAAATTTGGTGGGAGCTCTTTAGCAAATGCCACACAATTAAGAAAGGTCTTTAATATTGTAAAATCCGATTCAAGTCGTAAAATTGTAGTGGTTTCAGCACCAGGAAAACGGTCTTCTGATGATGAAAAAGTAACAGATCTTCTTATCCAATTAGCAACTTCTCATATTGAAGGGAATTATGATGAAGAAGTATTAAAGAAAATCTTAGTCCGTTATAAAGAAATCAGCGATGAGTTGGAATTAAAACCAGAAGTGTTTGAACTCGTTCGAATTCATTTTAAAAACTTAAAAGAAAGAAACGATCTATCCTCTGAATATTTAATGGATGCTTATAAAGCAAGTGGGGAAGACTTAAATGCTCGCCTCATCGCGTCCTACTTTAACCAAGAAGGTCTTGCTGCTAAATATGTTGGACCTAGAGAAGCCAAACTATGGGTGAGTGATACTCCAGGGGAAGCTCGCGTTTTGGAAGAAAGCTATCATGAATTAGAGTACTTACAATTAACAAATGAAGTGATTGTTTTCCCAGGATTCTATGGAGTTACAAAAGAAGGAAAAATCGTAACGTTCTCTCGTGGGGGATCAGATATTACTGGGTCAATTTTAGCCAATGCGGTGAACGCTGATGAGTACGAAAACTTCACAGATGTGGATGCGATTTATGTAGCAAGTCCAAAAATTGTTCATAAACCACTCCCTATCGATGTATTATCTTATACAGAAATGCGTGAGTTATCGTACGCTGGTTTTTCAGTATTCCATACAGAAGCACTTCTGCCTTCTATCAAAAAAGGAATCCCAGTGCATGTATGTAATACGAACAATCCTGAAGCAAGTGGAACTTACATTATGAAAGGGAAGGTGACTTCTCCAAATGTTATTTCCGGTATTGCAAGTTCACCAGGTTTCGTAAGTATTTACGTGAAGAAATACTTAATGAACCATGAGATTGGTTTCCTCCGTAAAGTATTGACGATTTTTGAAGAAGAGGGCATATCGATTGAACATATTCCCACAGGCATTGATGATGCGACAATTATCATTCGTGGGGAAGATGCTACTGATGAACAATTAGAGTCTATTGTAGAGCGATTCTATGCTGAATTAGATGTAGACGAAGCAAGCTTTACACGTGGACTTTGCTTGATTATGTTAGTAGGGGAAGGGATGGTCAACATGGTCGGTACTACTGCTCGTGTGGCTTCAACTCTTGCTCGTACTCAAATCAATATTGAATTATATAACCAAGGGGTATCTGAGGTTTCGATGATGTTTGGTATTTTAGACCAATATGAAAAGAAAGCTATCCGCGCGTTGTATGATGAATTTTTCGGTGAAGAAAAAGAATATCAAGTGGTGGAATAA
- a CDS encoding zinc ribbon domain-containing protein, with protein MKQCPFCHEMIDEKETLCPYCGTVQDELSAPTAIEPNDGVQTDLLDENNEPTASFTTKVETKIPEEDNRSSQENRVKNNRFAYAGAWNKFKRFFTFFGERLLHPTNQYSRKRQYSRTYGYALIILATVMSAFITTHVIHTLFTQYQLFADISILPSLTSTPNYIWMFVRFLVFYLFFYLGFPTISYGLKHVFQKRQHVFNYWLTQYEGMNVLAILLLAIATVMTFISPVWFFVGILIVFFAHILLYIVTLASSIFKSATESSIDPVYLSLIGLVVQLIITISLLLILF; from the coding sequence ATGAAACAATGTCCATTCTGTCATGAAATGATTGACGAAAAAGAAACACTCTGCCCTTATTGCGGCACCGTTCAAGATGAACTTTCTGCTCCTACTGCCATTGAGCCAAATGATGGAGTTCAAACAGACTTATTAGATGAAAATAATGAACCTACTGCTTCATTCACTACAAAAGTTGAAACGAAAATTCCAGAAGAAGATAACCGTAGTTCACAAGAAAACCGAGTAAAGAATAACCGTTTTGCATATGCAGGTGCGTGGAATAAATTCAAACGATTCTTTACTTTCTTTGGAGAACGTTTGCTTCACCCAACGAATCAATATTCGCGGAAACGTCAATATAGTCGTACTTATGGGTACGCGTTAATTATTTTAGCGACTGTAATGTCTGCATTCATTACAACTCATGTCATTCACACTTTATTTACCCAGTATCAATTATTCGCTGATATTTCAATCTTACCAAGCTTAACAAGTACCCCCAATTATATTTGGATGTTTGTTAGATTCCTGGTATTTTACTTATTCTTCTACCTTGGATTCCCTACTATTTCATATGGGCTAAAACATGTTTTCCAAAAACGTCAACATGTCTTTAACTACTGGTTAACTCAATATGAAGGAATGAATGTCTTAGCAATTCTATTATTAGCCATTGCAACTGTTATGACTTTTATTTCTCCAGTGTGGTTTTTCGTTGGAATCTTAATTGTATTCTTTGCGCATATTTTACTTTATATTGTGACACTAGCCTCATCTATTTTTAAAAGCGCAACAGAATCCTCCATCGATCCAGTATACTTATCACTCATCGGTTTAGTGGTACAATTAATTATCACCATCAGCCTACTCTTAATCTTATTCTAA
- a CDS encoding DsbA family protein, translating into MNPLGTYCYRCENELLKFVRNSEFKVHYHFLTFHNLQTVNQYMKNQKLPVTDLDLRNDIYMKIYDAALSYKAALLQGKRLGHQFLIELQQQIHQQKREYNDDLLEEILNKVEIDKKMFYEDKSSSAVKKAYDRDLQIAQEMNVTHTPSLVIFDNSNQPYGLLLASSITAETIAEICNGEPLPGYHSTKKLVGTHTNEPQKFDKVVNMNLNRY; encoded by the coding sequence GTGAATCCCTTGGGAACATACTGTTATCGCTGTGAAAATGAATTACTAAAATTTGTACGTAATTCTGAATTTAAAGTGCATTATCACTTTTTAACATTTCATAATTTACAGACCGTTAATCAATATATGAAAAACCAAAAATTACCTGTAACGGATTTAGATTTACGAAATGATATATACATGAAGATTTATGATGCAGCCCTCTCTTACAAAGCTGCACTATTACAAGGAAAACGTCTTGGACATCAATTTCTGATTGAATTACAACAACAAATTCATCAACAAAAACGCGAATACAATGATGACTTGTTAGAAGAAATATTAAATAAAGTTGAAATTGATAAAAAGATGTTTTACGAGGATAAATCTAGTTCCGCTGTAAAAAAAGCCTATGATCGAGATCTTCAAATTGCGCAAGAGATGAATGTTACACATACACCTTCCCTTGTTATTTTTGATAACTCTAATCAGCCTTATGGATTACTCTTAGCTAGTAGCATTACAGCTGAAACTATTGCTGAAATTTGTAATGGTGAGCCTTTACCAGGGTATCACTCTACAAAAAAATTAGTAGGAACACATACAAATGAACCTCAAAAATTTGATAAAGTGGTCAATATGAATTTAAATCGCTATTAA